One window from the genome of Paramisgurnus dabryanus chromosome 24, PD_genome_1.1, whole genome shotgun sequence encodes:
- the LOC135728237 gene encoding complement factor D-like, with protein sequence MIIIALLLLGSLLPNLSFTASVKVRIVNGNEATPHSRPYMVSIAKNGRHICAGFLISDQFVLTAAHCRDGSEALTVMAGAHDLVRKKEKHITVSVQSYHKHPDYNPKSSTPNKADLMILELRKKVQLNDNIKTIPIPTTPEEIKEDTACSVAGWGFVTNSGPASLTLREANVKVKNNMDCAARRARVYVASQMMCVYGKGGTCKGDSGGPLVCGNTAVGITSFGRKDSCNDPVAPNVSIKISAFLQWIKSITKI encoded by the exons ATGATCATCATCGCTCTGCTCCTGTTGGGCTCTCTGCTGCCAAACCTGAGCTTCACTG CCAGTGTCAAGGTGCGTATAGTGAATGGCAATGAAGCAACACCTCACTCCAGACCTTACATGGTTTCTATAGCGAAAAATGGGAGACATATTTGTGCGGGATTCCTTATTTCTGATCAGTTTGTCTTGACTGCTGCACATTGCCGAGATGG CAGTGAGGCTTTAACAGTTATGGCAGGTGCACATGATTTAGTCAGGAAAAAGGAAAAGCATATCACCGTTAGTGTGCAGTCTTACCACAAGCATCCAGACTACAACCCTAAATCGAGCACACCTAATAAAGCCGACCTGATGATTCTGGAG CTTCGTAAAAAAGTCCAACTAAATGACAACATCAAGACGATCCCCATACCAACGACACCTGAGGAAATCAAGGAGGATACTGCCTGCAGTGTTGCAGGCTGGGGATTTGTGACGAATAGCGGTCCTGCAAGTCTAACGCTCAGGGAGGCAAATGTAAAGGTTAAGAATAACATGGACTGTGCTGCTCGACGGGCCAGGGTTTATGTAGCTTCACAGATGATGTGCGTATATGGCAAGGGAGGGACCTGTAAG GGGGATTCAGGAGGTCCTTTGGTTTGTGGCAACACTGCGGTGGGAATAACATCCTTTGGTCGCAAAGACAGCTGCAATGATCCTGTTGCACctaatgtttctattaaaatttCTGCTTTTCTCCAATGGATCAAGAGCATAACTAAGATTTAG